From the Astyanax mexicanus isolate ESR-SI-001 chromosome 12, AstMex3_surface, whole genome shotgun sequence genome, the window cgatattcaaaaacgtTGGCGATATTATTATATACGATACTATATGGCACAAACCTAGTATATGGACATGGATGCTCCATGTTTAACACATTCCTACCACACACCCAGAGTGGTAACCTCAGTTAGTTTCCTCAACCTTTCAAGcccaaaaatgtgtttgtatctGAACTACGGTTAAGAGCAAAGAAGAAGCCTAAGCGTACAGAGCAGCGGATGCTCCTGCTCTCTAGGACactgctgcctctgctgctggGAGCTATAAATACCTTTGTGCTGCTATTTCTGTGTGCTACGCTAACAGTTAGCGCTTTGATTCAGGCCAGCCCTCTCTCCTGACCCACATAACGGAGCGAGACCTAGTTAGAGTGCTGCAGGGTGCCTCACTTACACGTGGAGGAGTGTGTGTAACGGGGGAGTAGACTCAAAAGACTGTGTGTACGTTACTGTTTATACAGAACAACGTGCAAATGCACACGCTCACACACCTTGTACTCCAGCGTCTGCTTCAGCATGTCTTCTTCCTCTCGTGTGAAATGCAGAAGCACTGAAACAGCTCTGATCAGCTGGTATGCCTGGGGGTGTTAAACAAGATTGAGAGCAAGCAAaataaagaaagatagagagagaaagagagacaataaGAAGAAAATAAGACAGCAAGAAAGCTTGTatataaaaacaactaaaaacaaaTCTCTCAAAAAAGCTCTCAACATCTTGCAAAGTAACTGTTTTCCAATACACTGTATAAATGGTTTAATACAGATATAATACtacatatttaaagttatttgttcttttcaattaAATAACATTCTGGAAAGAATTCTATGATTTGTTCGATACATTTATCTGAACTAATTCCATTTTGTATCATAATGCTAATGGAAGCTAAGGATTGCTGCACTAAACTGTGGGATATGTCTCATTTTGCCAGTCTGACtgtatggacaattctagacagatacCACCGATCACCATTATtatgtctactgtgggtggtaatgcctctgTGGACATATTCTTCTTTTGTCACTTCTTTTGCTCGCCTGCATTGCATTTGGTGAaataaggcttggatggagctgctcggaaATGGATACTCATTCCAGAAAGCTTTCTGCACTCTACTGTTCTTAAGCCAATCTGTAGGCCACATGAACTTTGGGAGCTGTAGTGACTGACCCCTGCAGACTGTatgctaggggtgtgacgagatttcGTGgtacgatatttctcgtcaagcttaaacctgtctcgcgggaaaaaaaaaaaacagtttagtgcgGACTTTTTAAGAGCAATCtggcgatagcagcgagtgtggtggctgagcagtgagagcagctctcagcagaagaggaaaattcgggcatttgcatagaagatacTTCTGCTTCTTTTAAGTTTGggtgcattttggctccagtggaaacaataaacggtaacagagtgaccaacaagacacaaaccatatgtaaatactgtaagtaaattgtacacgtgactgtttcataggcagttgttcTGTCTATTTCTGCACTTCAAGcacagtcttaatatgactggttatggttatgaatagttaaattacaagagatttaggagaaaaaacacaaaccataggcttaatatgactgcactatataagacctagaaaagtttaatttttatttttcattcttattcttatttctatttcttattaaaaaaatcaatgtgtgagagaaaccagtctgttaagtttgtgttatatgattttgtcaaataaaactctagttttcttctatttttcatttttgatgttttcttaaaaatgttaattttaaatcttgtctcgtcttgTTCTTGTGTACCCAGTATCgtatctcgtctcgtgatattagtgtctcgtcacacccctattataTGCCTTAGCATCCACTGAACCCACTTGTTAATTTTATGTTGACAGCTTTTCCAATCGCTTCCAATCaaatataatatcactgacaattACGTCCATGACCACATGTGTAAAACCAAGtacctgagtttaatgatttgggTTGGAGAGCAAATACTTTTGTAATATAGTGTACattgtaaaatatgtaatatagtgtgaatatttttattttgataatgCAAATTATAACTATTATGCAAATTATAACCCCCACACCTCACCTCAGCCTCTCTGGAGGACATGAACTTCAGCACCACGTGTTTGAGGTACTCAAAGTTGATCTCCCGTGTGTCCATCAGGTCTGAGCTGTTGGTAACCGTTGTGTGTGGCGTAATAGCTGCAAGGCCAGTGGTGTTAGAGAAGGTGGGGGCTGGAGTTGATGTGGCTGCTGGGACGGTGGTCTCTGTGCTGGGCTTTTCTGGACGCTCCTGCCGCCCGTCCGAAAGCTTCTCCTTACCGTCTGTGTCGTTGTCTGGTTTTAGCTTCTGTTGTACAAACAAACGGATGAGGATTTAATGATAATGGAAAAGCATTTCTATGTTTTGGCTACACAGACATGCATTGGCACATACTATTCTCACAGATATTCATGATACATTTTACTGTGATTCATTATAGCTTGATTTGGATGTAAGGATTTTACAAGACACACTGCAAACAGCataaaaagcactgtttacactctgttatactatatataattataactGATTACATCTGACACAATGCATCAGGGCAGTTTACATGCATAACACCCACCAGCTCTTTCTGAAAGGTCCTCTTCAGTTCTGCCAATCTCTGCTGCAGTTGTTTTATTGTCTACAAGAAACATTTGCAatcaaaattcacaaaaaaataaaaataagacccATCAAGACATAAAAAGTCCACTATGTGTTTTTGTTATGTAACTGTAATGTCAATCCCTAAAAGTAGTAgattactgtgcctttaagactgatatTTATAATAAGCTTTATTCAGATTGGCTGTTCTGCACAACGCCTCATTCAGAACTCTATTCAGCCTGTAAAACTCTTTATAGCATGAGCTAAATTGCTAGTGGTAAAAATGGGCAGTTATGGTCTGCTTGGTGTCCAGATTTAAATGCCACAGGAAATCTGTAGTGGGGTTTAAAGAAAACAGTTGAAGACCAGAAGACATAAAACCATGAGGTGGAAGCTTTTGCATAAGAGAAATGGGAAAGATTTCACAAGAGGGGTGACAGAACCTACACTAACCAATATCTTTATTATAGATTAGGAAGGCAAGGATACTTCACATTTTTTTACACTTATACTAAAAACAGTGCACATAAAAGTTTGTCAGAAGAACAAGATGGTTTTCGAGATAAGCCTTTATTAATCCTACAGTGAGGATTTTCagaatgttacagcagcacagcagaggaCCGAACAGAAGTGtctgtaaaatatataacataagaCAGAATCTAGATTTACATGTCTGTTCTTTTATacaagttaaattatttttgacacagtgtgaaatttgtattagtgacttttattaagatgattagtttgtttatttgtataatgCTGCATTCATGTTGTGTCAGATTTCCACCAGGAAGGACCACTTGAAGATGTGACGCAAAGCGCTTTCCAATGTGGTTGGGAATGTAAACAATggtaaaatatcaaaaatatgataataaatgtacttttttacattactttGCAGCATAAGTGACCTATTTACCCAGTTTGTTAGATCACTGGTATTAATGagttttatttaatgattttgaCATTACCTGTTTATATAACTGACTTATTAAGACAcagtttgtttattcatttatattagtGACTTGTTCTGTTTGATAATTTgtattagtgttttttattttgacggtgtgtttgttagtttgtaaCATTGACTctattgttttcttcttctttttcattccacataaaacaaataattttggTGTCCGAGGTTGGCTTATTGAAGATCTCAGCATGTGTTCCTATTACACACCTCACTTAATATAACTAATGTAACTCTGCTCTCCACTCTGAGTGATGTCACTGAAAGTGACAACAGCAGTAGAACTCTATTCACACATTGCAACAGACAACACTGGTGATATAAGTgttcataaatatataaactatCCATACAGTGGGAGGCAGCCTGAATGGATCATGGATTATTTTAGGGGATTGAATATGGAAGTATGCAAAAGTAAGACAATATATGTTTTAGGTGGACATTTTGTGAAAATCTTTGTGTGTTTGTCTATATATTACCTTGTTCTTTTCACTTAGTTGCTGCTCTAACTCTTTGTTTGCTTTCTGCAGCTGGTCCAAGTCACCTATGGCAACGACCCCATTCtgctcactaacacacacctcaGCATCCTGCAGCTGGGCTGTTAGACTCTCCACCTCACTCTGCAAGTcaaacacctaacacacacacacacacacacacacacaaatgagtaAGTAAAAAGTAATTATGTGACACATGCTCTCACTTTCTCCATCTCTCCCATGCCCTCTTCCTGACCTACCTTTGACTGGTAAGAGTCATGTTGCTGACTGTGTGTGAGGAGCTCCTGGCGCAGTGATTCAATCTGGGAGTTTCTCTCCTGTTCTTTTTGCTCCGCCTCTTGACGGAAAACCTCATACTCAGCCTGCAGTGATGAGAGACTCGTACGGGTCGTCTGCAAgtctaacacacacagacacacgtatATATTCACATTTCTCCCACACACATTTCTTCCTGCTGTATAAAATATTCCTCTAAAGTTTCAATTCTTACCTTCTCTTAGACTGCTAAGCTCCGCCTCTTTCACTCCCACCTGCTCCGTGAGCTGATGCACCTCCTGCTCTGCCCTTTGCAGAGACTCTGACATCTCAGCGACCTATCAAAAAGGACCAGGACACTGAGTGGCCAATCAAAGTTGTATGCGAACTCTGACCGAAAACAAAGCAGGTCCAGCAGAGACTTTAAACAtgaatcaatgattcaatgaGTTGTGATTCAATGAGTTGAATCATGACTTGATCAATAAATTATCAatcaaaaaatcaaacaaaaacacactgagATTTCTTGATGTATTAAGAAATCAGAacagtatcagattgtggctGGATGTACCTGTTGTTGCAGCTCTTCTCTCTGCTTTCTTGTTTCTTCCAAAGCTTTAGCGATCTCCACACTCACAGTCTGTCTACTGCTCAGCTCCACCTGACATACAGAAgcacatttaaaatatacttaatgtGTGATATCAGAATGAGTAAATATATGTAGATGCTAGTTAAAAAAGGTAAACAGTATGAGGTAAATTATTTACTGTGCTATACTGAGCTGAGACATGTattcttgagaggggtatctggttagtagtgttaaaagtctttactcCTAAAAGAGGAATATTACTTTTGCACATTCGCAAATAGGTGAGCTGAGGCAAATACAGTAATGATCAGGTCACGCTGAGCAGTTCATAACATAGTTTTAATGAGGCAGCCATAAGAGAGGTTGATATTGCCATGTAGTGGGTAATCGAAAATCTTCAGTGTTACAAAATACAAATCAAAATAATATGACTACTTTTCAATTTCAATATCTTACACCAATTAATTGCTTATTGATTGTTCAGTCTCAGATAAcagataatatacagctctggcaaaaattaagagaccattagGTGATAAGGagaagattttgctatttatacgtatatatttgagtaaaattgacatttttttttttttaaagtatggacaacattttcttccaaattccaaataaaaatattgtcatttagagcatttatttgcagaaaatgagaaatggctgaaataaaaaaatgcagggcGTTCAgtcctcagataatgcaaagaattattcattaagttttaagggttcagaaatcaatatttttttatcacagtttttatgcatcttggcatgttctcctccaccagtcttacacactgcttttggataactttatgccactcctggtgcaaaaattcaagcagttggtttgatggcatgtgataatccatcttcctcttgattatattacaaagttttcaatttggtgaaatcaaagaaaataatttttaagtggtctctttcttTTTCCGGAGCTGTAGTTTACATTTCATGTTGCACTGTAAAATAGCTCCAGACTGCAGACTCTGCCACAGGCTATTAATAACGCCTTAAGGACACCAGAGGGCACTCTCAACACAGTggttaaaaacaaagaattagaaCTTGATCAGGATTAAAATAGATGATTCCAGAGTAATAACATTATGTTTAAATTAACCCCAATTTTCTCTACTGACTGTAATTCTATCTTATTTTCCACATCTAATTTTAAGCGTATACAAATAATTAAACTCACTCTGGACTGCTGGAGCTCTGCTTTGAGTTCCTCCACTGTATTTTCAGTCTCAGCTTTACTCTTTAGCAGAGAATCCTTCTCCTCAACAAGCAACCGCTgcacacaaatatacaaacacaaaaacgtacataaaagagagagggagagattcagcattcaaataaatatttttttacatttctgcatAAACTTGTATTTAAAGACAACAATAAATTTGAATACCTTTTGCATTAACCctaaatttaaaatacatattttcattttttaaatgcacacacacacacacacacacacaccatgctgTCGCTTTGAGCGCTGTTCTCAGCCTCTCTCTCCCGCTGCAGTTTCAGTATCTCCTCCTCCAGTTTAGCTGTTTTCTCCAGGCCTCTCTGTCTTTGAGTGCTGACCTGCTGCTgtaacctctctctctcctccaacCACTCCGCCTGCTGAGGGGCAAAACGTCAAGGTCAGCGCGAAGGTCAGAAAATAACAATTATCCATACAGTTTACTCAGGAGGAGTATATCGCCCACCCCATTTTACAGGTTAAAAATATTGCTATTTCACTAAAAACATATAGACAACAGAAAATATATTCCTAGATAGGGATCAAGGCCAGTCATAGTCtggattttcatttttttttaaacaaaaatctcCATTTAGAATGCTGTGTATTACAAGAATAGTCTTAATCCCTGACTGGGAAACTGTCTAAAATAGAAAACAATCAAACAGAACTGTAATATCTGCTGTTAAAACAGAAgccctaaaaaaaatattatcttaTTTCTTTTCTAAGTGACTAACGATAAAAAACACCCAGTAAGCCTCACCCTTTCCTGTCCACTTTACTTTACTGGCTAGATGCTTACTTTTAATTACTGACAATAACTTCCACGAAGCACAGCAAATGAGACAATCTCTGGGAAGAAGGCATTAAAACGAtgctatattataataattacacaAGGTTTAGTTTTATGTTACCAGTTTCTCTTTATGTGTTTGACTCTCTGCCAGCTGCTGCTCCAACACCTTCAGCCTCTCACTGGAGTCCGTCAGTCTCTGCTCCAAATCTGCTATCTGAGCCAGACACACAACAGGGTCAGAACACAGCACTCTATAAGGCTGGAGAGGGGCTGAGTAGGATTCCTCTTTAGAGATTAAATAGGTACATTTCTTGTGTGAACTCTCACCTGCGAGTCCGTTCTCTCTCTGTAGGATCTGGATGAGTCATCTTTGTGTCTCAGAAGCGTCTGGAGTTCAGACACGTTAGTGTTCAGCCTGGAAATCTGTTGGCCACACAAACAAATATTAGGAAAGTCAGAGAAATTGCAATTTCTATAAAAAGTGGTTTGTGGGGgtgtattttggtgcgtttaggtttgtgcctgtgtgaaaacaaaccaaacacaaatATAATGAAACACAGTGCTTGCACACGATTATTGCCATCATTAACAATTTTTGCATTGTAACTGAAATCAATGTATTCTACTTGCATTCAGAGGAACTTAATAAGGGATGTACTGAATATCTGGCAACTGACAATATGTGGCAATTGATAAAAAGTGATAATTTACTTTGTTGTAGGTCATATTGCACAGTTTCCTATaaagttaaaacattttaagcagcAGTGCCAGCAGGTCCACACAAACAATTAAGGCATTAAAAAGGCATTTACAATTGTTTCAGTGGTACATATAAAACCTGTTCTGCCGACCTGTGCCTCTTGAGTGCTCACTGCTGTAGTGTGGTTGGTTCGTTCCTCCAGTAGCTCACCCCTCGTGTCCTCTAATCTCTGCTCCAATGTGGATTTCTATGTACACACAGGTGGATAAGAGCAAACAGAACACTTAGCTGTATAAGAACAAGTGCAAATAAAAAGACATTCTGGCAGATGTCTTGTTTCAGAAGATATTGCATTTGACGCACACTAAAAAAAAGTCACTGACTATTTGGACTCAACTACTACAGAACATTATACTATATATTCCTATGTATGATCTATTTATAACCTATTTGcatgattgactttcagcattgctttatttttaaattgtaaaagtaAGCATATCTTTGCAGTTGTTCAAATATAAGCAGAGCTTTAgcagtattttcttattataATTGTGTGGTATTACAAGTTTTACTGTCTGAATCTGCccacaggtaatcactgagcttctgtaaagttgctaaccatagctgggtaaattaccaccaccactactactgtGGCAAAGATGGAgattttggacattgaaacatatatatatatatatatatatatatatatattcactaatTAGCTACTGAGAGAGACTCACCGTCGCTTGCCATGgagtgtcaatctggcaacccgcgtGAGCTTCGTGTCTGGGGAGTAGCGGGTGGGGCAGAGAatttggactcctgtagccatttcacacactcacatttCCTACtgattttttccttttaaattaaTTACTTTGTCATTCTtcacattttgaatggagattatatgtacattttaatatattttttattattttattaatttattacagtTACTGCTATTATGGGTCACACCACATGATATTTCGATActttaaataacagaaaaaatatagTTTTGTACAATTTGTGACAAGTTTAAGTAATTACATATAAAGGAATGGTTTTACATATATAGGACAACGTTCTAGGCATTTAAACCTTATTTTAACTGACAAAAATAATGCAGTTAAATAGAAACTGTAGGCATCACTTCACTGACCCATACATAtgctatattgttttatatttgtgcaatctttcattattttaattcttcCTATTTTTATTGCGTACGTTTTGTGTGAACATCGTTGGACTTAAAGCAATGACAATGTAGGAATCAATCCATCTAAAATAAACGACTAAATGAATAATTAACAGTGGACCAattcttaacacacacacactattaccaGTACAACTGTCTGTGTGCTACAGGTTCTCCATACCTCTTTAAGCAGCTCCTGTAGATGTTCATCCTGAGAGAGGTTGGCCTCCAGCCTCCGCTCTAGAGAGAGGGCTTTCTGCTGCAGATCAGCTAACAGCCGCTCTCGCTCTTCCTCAGTCATTGCAACCTGGCCAATCACACGACTCAATCAGCACTCATTCAATGTCAACAGTGTCATTATAAATCACAGGTTAAGCACAGACTCTGAGCTCAGCCAGAAGCTATTAGCTAATGCATTCTATACTAATTTGTGCTTTATGACAAATAAGtagctttaatttttttcttaaaaaaatactgttaataTAAGTCTTCAGATGATTTATTTAGATGAGTCCCAGAGACATTTAAATTAAAACCATTACTTAAATTAATTGGCCCAATGAGATCTGTAATTTGAATccaatataaatctacaatgcgTGTAGATCTGTGGAGTGATTGGTCTTCTAAATTTTGCAGAACTGTAGTCCTGTTACAAAACCTCTCACACTAATTCAATACCAAAATCTGATAACCGGCAAAGCCATGTGTTGTGTTGTTATTGTCATATGTTTATCTGGGAAAAATAATCCTGCTATTTAGGAGATATTATCAGCTACATCAGTTACAGGACAGAAATGGCAGACAGACCTTGCTCTTGTGCTGTTCATGCTGTAGTTTCAGTTCGCTGTGTTCAGTCTGTAGCGTCTCCATTGATTTTTGTAAGGATTTTGCCTTATTCTGTGCCTGaaatataataacaaaaatatcacattttttatgcagTACTGTGCACAAAGTTTGCATCTGTGTACATGGACAGTAAGGGTTTGTTGACCCAGAAAAAACATAGATAAAACTTTTTTTGCATCTTCTAAGCTCTCCTTATTGGATTCTACTATTATTTATAATCATCAGACACTGAGAAATTTTGAAAGTGAACGTTTATTAAAAAAGACTGGTACACACAGTAACCAGAGGTAGTTTTCAGAGCTCCAGCAACTTGAAATTACAACACTAGACTTCGATCGAAGAGTTATTGAGTAGTATAACCGTTTGAGCAACGTTCATGCCATCTGTTGTATGGTCCTCTTCATTCTCACTTAGACAGTCACCAGATATTTTCCACAAAATTAATTTTAGAATCTGTTCCCCTCTCCTACCTATACATTTGTGCTTGTCAGGCAATTTATCAGAACTTCAGAACTACCTgaatatattgtgtgtataaacagtctttttttaaataaactacctgtgcacttttaaagtttttggtttcttgttttaaatatcagagccCTAAGAACTACATTAATGAAGTGCAGAGCTATTTTGAGCTTATCCagggtgtaaaaatagccatttgttTGCATGGGCTACGATATGCCCCTATAGCTAGCATGGTAAGCCTGTTGGGAAcattggctaaaagcgctgtattttggaaAGTTGGGAGTGAATGgaagtgggctatttgacaaatgtTTGGACTCGTTATCATAATTCAtaacaccccaagtccatttcacaatggatttctcctttaaccccCCAACTCACCTTAAATTTACCCAACACCCTTTATTCTCTTGGTtaatatgatcccagcaatttatacatttagaaaattattataattaatatataagttTATTTGCCGGTTACTTTTTGATTATTTGATGAATTATCAGCCTTACTGGCCTTATTATAATGTTATCCAAGTATTATATAAGAATGATAAGTATTGTGCTGTGAAGTTAAGACCTAAAGTGAAGGGAAGTTTAAACAAAGATTATATAACTGAAGGTCATAGTCGCCTCAACAACATTaccacacaaatgtgtgtaaaatattgatatttctcaTGTTTCCTGCATATGAAACAGCcttattaaaacactgaaattgaaacatttggaacattttatttatgtattgtcatcaaattaagaaaagacaataaatattaatcacaaaactaatgtcaacaattttttttgagactttgaatggggtcaaattgaccccagagataatatgtaaataaaaagttGTAACCGGTTGAACAATACCAAAAATGAATTGAATTCTGTATGTAAAACTGTGTCTAAGGTCTGTAAGTAAAATTGAGTTTACCTTCTGAAAGTCTTCTGAAACCTGCTggatgagctgctggagctcctgctCTCGGGCTTCCATGTCGGTCATCTTCTTTTCCAACTCCTCCTTCTCACTCAGGAACTCatctctgtgtgtgagagagataaacTAGTTATAGCATCAGTTGTAGGAATGCTGGCCAACATATAGCCTTCTGTATGGACCAGATCACTGCTGTTATGCAAAAGCATTAACATTTATAAATGACTATGTAGTGAAACCTTTGGGTTCGTAGCTGAGAGTTGATCCTGGACAGCTCCTCATGCTCCTCTCCCAGCTCATACAGCTTGTCCTGAGTTTGAGAGAGTGTAAGACGTGCTGTGTTCAGTTCTTCTCCTCTCTGCTTCAGTTCTCGTTCACGAAGACTCAACTGCTCCTCCTTCCGCAACAACTGAATTCAACACAAACCCATAAGAAATTATTGCTGAGGTCATATATTTACACCATACATCCTGAAACCATACATGTCTGAAACTGACTAATGATGCAGGGATACTGGATGGGTTACACATGCTCTGTGTCCATAAATATACATTCTCTAACTAAACACTAGCACTGAGGACCTGGAAGAGAGGGGTTTTATTCTCACttgcaagataacacctcacaacttctacAGGCATGGATGTATACTGTAATATTTATGAGGAATTAAGAACTTACTATCCCAAAATTTCTGACATGCATCTATTTACAGAGCATCCAGCTCACCATGTGTTTGACTTTGGCCAGTTCCTGCATTTGGAAACCTTCGAGTTCATCCTGCTCATCCCTCTTCTGAAACAGACTCAAACTCTGCTCTAGACGAGCTTCTAATGAGGCTTTTTCCTAAAAAGAAAGTAAgaggagtgaatgagagagagaaactggAGTTACAGTCTCTGTCACAAGTGCTCTGCCAAgcacttatttatatttattatttatatcatttgcctttaacaaaaaaaaattattgattatttactatttatttattcattccttTTTCTTAACTATTATGACCACTGTGTGGTtctaatataataatgtataaagtTTGTTCTAGTTCTAGATTTTGAAACGAATGTAAGTTACATTAATCTCAGTCATAAACATGTTGTTGACTCGAGTGGTCAACAACATTTAAAATAACTCATAATTTGCTTGTTCTCATAAGGGAATTCCCACTGCATTTTATAGTTAGGGTGCCCCCACCTTGACTACGCCCTCTACATTGCATTGTGATGGGGGCTACATCTGTTGGTTAAATATGTTACTGCACCATCAGAAAGACATTAATTATTGAGCAAGAAATGCTGAAATCAATAGTACCTGTCTAACTTGACTAACCaaactatattataatataaacatgcttgttattttatttattttttttgcaacatactgttttaaaaatattatacacCTTTAAGAAAATGGACGTTTAACTAATAATAGTAACTGCAGTCTGTCAATAATGCCAATACTGATGCAGTCACTGTGCGACTGGTGACACTGATGACAATATCAAGGTTGGCACAAATAATTTAGGTAatgtatgtttattatatatatattgcatagtAATTTAAATTGGAATGACCATGATAGTACTAATTTTAATGCACAATAATAGAATATACTTTAATTCTCAAATAGTTCTTCTTTGGTGAGACATTTCTGAACATAGCCCCTGAAAAATGTAATATCTGAAGGGACAGTTTCCCCAGACAAGGACTAAACTTAGTCTTAGACTATACAACATTTTTAATTGAGATTTCTCATTGAAAGAACCATTTAGGATTAtgcttaattcctgtctggaaaactgacccAAAGTGTTTATGTAGAATTAGTGTATCTGTACTTCGATTCAGAAAGAAATGGCTTTTTTTAAGTACCTGTTCTAAAGCTGCCATCTTCTCCTTCCATtcctataattaaaaataaagaaaataatcactaaaaca encodes:
- the golga1 gene encoding golgin subfamily A member 1 isoform X3, which translates into the protein MFAKLKKKIAEEAATGPRTGRMPRSMSKESITSVGADSGDDFASDGSSSRDDLSSQILRRNDQIRKLEVKLSDYAEQLRLMQKTKEKLEIALEKHQDSSLRKMQDQNESFQANRAKMAEGMALALDKKDQEWKEKMAALEQEKASLEARLEQSLSLFQKRDEQDELEGFQMQELAKVKHMLLRKEEQLSLRERELKQRGEELNTARLTLSQTQDKLYELGEEHEELSRINSQLRTQRDEFLSEKEELEKKMTDMEAREQELQQLIQQVSEDFQKAQNKAKSLQKSMETLQTEHSELKLQHEQHKSKVAMTEEERERLLADLQQKALSLERRLEANLSQDEHLQELLKEKSTLEQRLEDTRGELLEERTNHTTAVSTQEAQISRLNTNVSELQTLLRHKDDSSRSYRERTDSQIADLEQRLTDSSERLKVLEQQLAESQTHKEKLQAEWLEERERLQQQVSTQRQRGLEKTAKLEEEILKLQREREAENSAQSDSMRLLVEEKDSLLKSKAETENTVEELKAELQQSRVELSSRQTVSVEIAKALEETRKQREELQQQVAEMSESLQRAEQEVHQLTEQVGVKEAELSSLREDLQTTRTSLSSLQAEYEVFRQEAEQKEQERNSQIESLRQELLTHSQQHDSYQSKVFDLQSEVESLTAQLQDAEVCVSEQNGVVAIGDLDQLQKANKELEQQLSEKNKTIKQLQQRLAELKRTFQKELKLKPDNDTDGKEKLSDGRQERPEKPSTETTVPAATSTPAPTFSNTTGLAAITPHTTVTNSSDLMDTREINFEYLKHVVLKFMSSREAEAYQLIRAVSVLLHFTREEEDMLKQTLEYKMSWFGSKPSPKGIIRPSISGAPSSWS